Part of the Canis aureus isolate CA01 chromosome 3, VMU_Caureus_v.1.0, whole genome shotgun sequence genome, GAACCCAGAACAGTACCTGACCCAGagcagttgctcaataaatgaacCCAAGAGTACTTCTTCTCAGAACTGGAAACATTCCTTGTCCACACTATGTCTCCCTATCTAGATCtggtcccctgcccccacctcccttccctctgcctggtgacCAGCTCTTTGAAAAGATTTCAGGCCTCAGACTTTACTCTTCTCAACCAACTGCACACTTCTCTGGACTCCTCACTGGTCTCTGGGCACAATCTCTGGATCAATCGCCTTCATCTCCACTCCCCCCTCTTTCATTCGACCTACGTCTTCGCAATTACCAAGAATACAActgtttctttcacttcttttgccACGATTGCCCTCGCAATGTCTCTGTAGCAAATTCCTGAGCATTCCTCAGGGCTCGGCTTGGGTCTCACCTCCTCCGGGAGGCCTTCCTGGCGTCTTGGAGGCTCCCAGTGTCTGGGCGGCTCCTTTACCACCCTAAGCTGTCACTGTCGGAGCCCAGATCCGTGTTCCCTCACCACCCCCTtaactccctgagggcagggacaggTCTGACTGACCCCCATGTCCCAAGCACCCAACACTACatgaggaatgaatgaaagatGACTGGGGAGGAGCCCGGGCACTAGGCGGAGTCTGGCGACAAATGAGAGGGTGTGGCCTGCGCCAATAAAAAACTCCCGGAGAAGGTAACGTGGAAGGGGAGCCAATGGGGACGGGGAGATAGAGGAGGGGCGTGACCTGCAGCCAATAAGAGGCGGAGGATGGGACAAGGGGCGTGGCCAGTGGAGGGCGGAGCCGGAGGACAATGGAGGGGGGTTCTCGGCTAGAGGAGTAGGGATCGCGTCGCGCGCCTCCGCGGCCTCCCGGGGGCTGGGGGTTCCGCCCGCGTACCGCGCCCCCAcctgttctctcctcttctcGCCACCGCCGTCCCCTCTCCGCAGCCACCAGTCGCCGGCCGCCCGGCCCGCGGGAGCCGACCGCTGGTGACGCACGCACTCGGGCGCGCGCACGCTTACGCGAAGGCGCGCGTAGTCACGTCAATCTCGGCGGCGGCGCGCGCCcgaggaggcaggggtggggccgGGCGAGCAGAGGGGCGGTGTCCGCCACCGGGTCACGCCCCTGGGCGCGGCCGTGTCATAAGCCCGCCCCCTCCACGCGGGCCGGAGCGTTCCCGGGCGCCGGGTGCCCGGGGGCCTCGCGGTCAGGGCCTCCACACAGTGCCCTGGCGCGGACAGGGGGGCTGTAGTCCGCCTGTGGGGGCGGAAGCTCGGTACTTGGGAGCCGCGTCCACACCGGCCGACGCCAGGATACGGGAGGCGCCGCGCACACATCAGGGCCGGAGCCAGGGTACCTTAGGCGTTTCGCTGAGCGTGGACCCCCTAGTCATCGCATTTTTATTTCATCCGCCCTTCCCCAGGACACAATTCAGGCTCTGGGGGCCGTCCCTGTGTTcggggggcagcccggggtcAGGCACAGGGCCCCGAGGGAAGGCAGGAGGACAGCGTAGGCGTAGGTGCCGGCACGAGGCTGAAGAGTGCGCGGCGACCCGCGGGGGGCGAGGGCTGTGGGCCGGCCTGCAGGGAGCTGAGTGCGGCCAGGCGCTGCTCTCGGGACACGTCCCCGCGCAGGTCCAAGAGGGCAGAGACGTGATCCTCGCTAGGGGGCGCCACAGGGGTGTGTGTCACCTCCGCCCCACTCCTCCCAAGCCCGCCCCCgctccatcccccccccccccccccccccccgtcttcacACCTCACGTCAGGAAATTTTTGTCGCAGGCCTGCCACCTCGAGGCCAAGTAGCATGGGGTCGCGGAGGTTCAGCAGGTCCCGAAGAGCGAGGAGCACGGGCGCGCACTGAACACTCTCCTCCAGGCCCTGAGCACCGCGGAGTAGGTCTCGAGTCCCCCTTCGGCCCCCGCCCAACCACTGAGACTCCCGCCCAGCTGCTCCCCTAACGGACTCTCACCAAGCCGAGGAAGAGCTCCCGAAGCTGGGCCGCGTCGTGCTGCAGGCGCTCGGCCGCCCGGGTCCTCTCGTCCGCGCCTCGGCACACCAGGCGGCCCTGCATCAGCGCGCGCAGGTACTGCAGTACCACCGTACGTTCCGCCTCGGCCAGGAGCAGCTGCGGAGAGCGCAGTGGGTCCAGCATGCCTTTTCCGTGGGCGCTTCCCTACTCCACAGTCTTCCCCTTCAACGCACCTGGACCGCAGGATTCCGCACGCGCCTGAAATCCTGGCAGAAGCGCTCCGTCCTCTTGCACACGTCGTCCAGCAGCTCTGGGCTCGAAAGCCACCGGCGTGAGGGCAGAGCCGTGAACAGGGGCTGCGGGATGGGGGAGCAGAAACAGGGCTGGAGGAACAACCAGACCTAGCATTCCTCCAGACCTAGCATTCATACACACGTGTATGCTGaatctcttcctcccacccccatccccacctgaAGCCTTACCTGGAGCTCGGCCAGCAGCGCCTCCAACACCAGGCGGCAGACCCTTCTCTGCAACTCGTCCAGCGCTGCCTCCACCGGAGCCAAAGCTCCTGAAGCCACCCCGTCGGGCTGCAGGACTGACACTGAGGAGCTGGACAGACCGAAAGTTAAGGCTTCAGGACCAAGGCCAAGGCCCTCGCGGCCCTCTGTTGTGTAGCCACTCTGACGCCACCTGGTGGTGCAAGTGTGTGGCGAGATGGGGCAAGAGGGGGCTCTCAACCCTTCTGAAGATCTGGGGCTTGGATTAAGGACGGGAGTGGTGGGCTCAGACAGCTAGCAGGAACCCAACCAGACCTGCTTCAAATTCAAAATGTGACTTCGAGCAAGTCGTATCTTTTGTTCTTCGTTTGGGTAAAGAAAGAGTTTAATCTCAATCAGGAGGGAATAAAACTCATCATTAGCTTGTTTGTTCTCTCTGCCCTCACCACATAGAACATAAGACCAAAGaggaagggaatttttttttctgttgtttacaaCTGTAACCTCAGACATTACCAGGCACAGAGTAGGGCCTTGATAAGTATGTGCTGAATAAACGAATAATTGATACAATGTGTCAGGCAGGCACTGTGATAGGTACTTCACATTTGTTATATGATTCTCAGAATCTACCATTATTACCCACATAGTGCTGATGAGAAAAACGAGATTCAGAGATTAGGTAAcccatccaaggtcacacaattagCAATTAGTAGAACTAAGATTGGACTGCCAGGGCTATGTGactccaaaatttctttttttttttttaagattttatttatttatttatttaaagattttatttattaatgagagacagagcgagagagagagagagagagagagaggcagagacacaggcagagggagaagcaggccccaggtaggaagcccgatgggggactcgatcccaggactccgggatcacgccccgagccaaaggtagacgctcaaccgctgagccacccaggcatccttgagtCCAAAATATCTGATGACCTTTGTGTGGACTGGGTCCATATCTAATTGGGGTTCAGTAAGGGGTTCTGGGAGGGTGGCTTCTGGTACCTGAGTGCTGACTGGTGGTTGAGGGTGGCCAGTAGGTAGGGCACATAATGAGGGGCCATTGCTTCCCCCCTCACGTGGTCTCGGGAGAATCGGATCAGAGCATCACTAAAACTGCAAAAAGCAGAGGTGGTTCCTGTACCTGTCACTCTGGCACCCCCACAATCTGAGTCCAACCTCCAGCCCCACCTTCAAGAAACCCAAGACGCTGTTTTGAAGGAGCCCTTTCCCACTGGTGTGCCTTATTCACTCAGAACCCCTTTGGGCTTCCCCAGGAGCAGGACTAGGGGTCAGATGTGGGTCGACGCCTTGGCAGACCTCCTCAGGAATGTGCCCAGCTCTGATAATGCCATGGCATGCATCCGTTGCTGCAGTGACTCACTGACCAGGCTGGTCACGCgaatgttctcttctaggatctACAGGCAGAAATGGGTGGCAATCAGCAGGGTCCTAGTCCTGTTCTCCCTTTCCCTTATGGGAGCTTGCCACCTGCCTGGCCTCTTCCCACCCACCTGTAGCACTATGGCCGGCATAGGTGAGTGGTAGAAACCAGATGAGTCGGTGCCAGGTTCCTGCTCTCTGTTCCACTCAGCTACCTCCCCATCCAGTGCGTTCTGCAGCCACTGGGCCACATTTGcctggggaaaggggcagaaggcaGCAGGATGTAGCAGGGCACTGATACTACTAGAGACAGGTAGACATACGACTCTAGATACAGGCCCACAGCTGGTGGAAGAGTTTCTCATACCCGGGGCCCAACtactcacctggatttgggccaCAAATGTTGCCTCTAGCTGTTCAATGTTCTCCAGGGTCAGGAGGGGCTCCAGCTGAGACACGTCAGCCTCAGGCCCCAACTCGAGGCTCCCCATCATTTCGGGCCTGCAGATGGGTAGCGCCGTTTCACTCTGTGCCTCCAGCCTCTGATCCACCCACTTCCTGTTGCCGCAAGGGTACTGACCCCTGGTACACATGCAGTGCCCAATGCAGCAAGGTGAAGGCGTCAGAAGCACCTAGCTCAGGCCCTTCCAGGAGCTGCTGCAGACAGCGGCGCAGTCCATGGTGCAGGGTGTGCGTCCACAGCTGAACCACCTTGTAGTGTGGTGGGCAGCAGGGTGCTACTAGTGCTTCAGCTGTGGCCAACTCGGCTGGTAAAGCCACCCGCAGAGCCTCCAGCCACCCCTTCAGGGCCCCGGGCTCGAGCAGAAGAGGTGTCCCAAAGTGGGTTCTCTCCAGGCCCTCCTGTAATGCCTGCAGACAACGCTGCCGCCAGTCCCTGGGGGTCAGCTCCAGGGAGGGTGTGTACCCGGCATCGACTTCCGCTATGCGCACAGCAGCCACCAGCAGGGCTGGGTCCTCCCGTGCCAGCTGCCCTGCGGCCCCCGCAGCCACCTCCACAGCCTGGCCAAGAGCCTCAGCCAGAGGGCCCAGCGCCTCAAAGACTGGCAGCTCCAGGCCCCCCAGAGGTGCCCACGTCTCCTCTTGTAGCTGCTCCAGCTCCCGAAGGCACGCATATGCCTCCAAGAGCTGCTGGGCATCAATCAGGGTCCGTGTGTGGGCCACTGCTGCTGGCACTAGGAAGGGAGAAGATGAAACAGCCCTAAGTTTCAAACTTCCCACCTGTGCAATGGGCACAGCCATGGATACTGAGGCCCCTAGGGCTGGAGTGATGTGTAAAATGCATAATAACCAGGACAGCAGAGCACTGACCAATCTGAAAGGACCCAGAGAAGGGCCCAGAGGCCTACTGGGCCAGATATAAATTCTTGAGTTGATGGAGCAAGAGGAAGTCAGGGATCCTGGAGGCAAGGCAGGGAAGAACTCGTGGACCCTTGCTAGTGGCTATTTACCCATCCTATTAAGGAATCATTTCAATAACTTTGCAACCAGGGCGGTCAGAGCCACTTGACTGGGTCTCAGCCCTGAGTCCTACAACGCATGCTTGACAATCCCAGCATGAGCTGATTTGTATCCAGATTCCTCTGCCATCAGAAACTTGAGTCACTCTCTGGGAGGTCCCTGGGGTGTCCCTCCCATCTAAGGGTGACGCCCTTTGGTCAGTAATGGGCATGTACTGACTGACTGTTGAGGGGCTGAGGCCCAGGGCCCCTGCACACTCACCTGCCCACAGCCGGGGCAGCAGCTGAGACAGGACCTGCAGTTGCTTGTGCTGTGCAACCTGTTCCCGCAGCGGTTTTAGGGTCTGTGTGGTCTCTGCCAGATCCTGAAGCAACCCATGGGCCTGGCCAAGGGCCTCACGGGCTGCCTGCAAGGCCTCAGAAGCCTGGGCCAGCTGCCACACACCAATCTTCACGCCCTCCAGGTAGGACTGCACCACCGACTAAGGAGGGAGGCAGCCTGTGAGGCCTGGCCAGGCCGGCAGCCCACCCCCAGCTCTCCTTTCCCTTGACCAATGCCCACCTTGATGCGCGCTTCCAAGGAGCAGGTACGCTGAACCTCACGGCTGCGGTACTGGCTCAGTCTAGCCAGCTGTTCCGGCCGGTAGAAGATGCCCGAGGCCCATTTGAGTGCTGCTCCTCGGGCCAGCTGCTCCGCCCTCTCCTGCTCTGGCCActcaggccctgggcaggaagAGCCTGGGCAGCCTCGTCAGTTGGGCAAGGCCGATGGGAAGTGGCCCAAACCTGTTCCCCTTCCTACTTCCTAGCCTGTCCCCCTAGGGCAGTCTGACCCATTCCTCTTGCTGCCCTATAGAGCACCGGCCAGACCTGGCAAGGAGGACC contains:
- the EXOC3L1 gene encoding exocyst complex component 3-like protein isoform X1; the protein is MLGCRLEPPRPREPVKRIPCFALRTGGEGHPQGQRVFSKEKELDAWSSLALAPTPTSSPAPPRTAMDSATKDEMQPSIPPGPEWPEQERAEQLARGAALKWASGIFYRPEQLARLSQYRSREVQRTCSLEARIKSVVQSYLEGVKIGVWQLAQASEALQAAREALGQAHGLLQDLAETTQTLKPLREQVAQHKQLQVLSQLLPRLWAVPAAVAHTRTLIDAQQLLEAYACLRELEQLQEETWAPLGGLELPVFEALGPLAEALGQAVEVAAGAAGQLAREDPALLVAAVRIAEVDAGYTPSLELTPRDWRQRCLQALQEGLERTHFGTPLLLEPGALKGWLEALRVALPAELATAEALVAPCCPPHYKVVQLWTHTLHHGLRRCLQQLLEGPELGASDAFTLLHWALHVYQGPEMMGSLELGPEADVSQLEPLLTLENIEQLEATFVAQIQANVAQWLQNALDGEVAEWNREQEPGTDSSGFYHSPMPAIVLQILEENIRVTSLVSESLQQRMHAMALSELGTFLRSFSDALIRFSRDHVRGEAMAPHYVPYLLATLNHQSALSSSVSVLQPDGVASGALAPVEAALDELQRRVCRLVLEALLAELQPLFTALPSRRWLSSPELLDDVCKRTERFCQDFRRVRNPAVQLLLAEAERTVVLQYLRALMQGRLVCRGADERTRAAERLQHDAAQLRELFLGLGLEESVQCAPVLLALRDLLNLRDPMLLGLEVAGLRQKFPDVSEDHVSALLDLRGDVSREQRLAALSSLQAGPQPSPPAGRRALFSLVPAPTPTLSSCLPSGPCA
- the EXOC3L1 gene encoding exocyst complex component 3-like protein isoform X3 → MDSATKDEMQPSIPPGPEWPEQERAEQLARGAALKWASGIFYRPEQLARLSQYRSREVQRTCSLEARIKSVVQSYLEGVKIGVWQLAQASEALQAAREALGQAHGLLQDLAETTQTLKPLREQVAQHKQLQVLSQLLPRLWAVPAAVAHTRTLIDAQQLLEAYACLRELEQLQEETWAPLGGLELPVFEALGPLAEALGQAVEVAAGAAGQLAREDPALLVAAVRIAEVDAGYTPSLELTPRDWRQRCLQALQEGLERTHFGTPLLLEPGALKGWLEALRVALPAELATAEALVAPCCPPHYKVVQLWTHTLHHGLRRCLQQLLEGPELGASDAFTLLHWALHVYQGPEMMGSLELGPEADVSQLEPLLTLENIEQLEATFVAQIQANVAQWLQNALDGEVAEWNREQEPGTDSSGFYHSPMPAIVLQILEENIRVTSLVSESLQQRMHAMALSELGTFLRSFSDALIRFSRDHVRGEAMAPHYVPYLLATLNHQSALSSSVSVLQPDGVASGALAPVEAALDELQRRVCRLVLEALLAELQPLFTALPSRRWLSSPELLDDVCKRTERFCQDFRRVRNPAVQLLLAEAERTVVLQYLRALMQGRLVCRGADERTRAAERLQHDAAQLRELFLGLGLEESVQCAPVLLALRDLLNLRDPMLLGLEVAGLRQKFPDVSEDHVSALLDLRGDVSREQRLAALSSLQAGPQPSPPAGRRALFSLVPAPTPTLSSCLPSGPCA
- the EXOC3L1 gene encoding exocyst complex component 3-like protein isoform X4 translates to MLGCRLEPPRPREPVKRIPCFALRTGGEGHPQGQRVFSKEKELDAWSSLALAPTPTSSPAPPRTAMDSATKDEMQPSIPPGSSCPGPEWPEQERAEQLARGAALKWASGIFYRPEQLARLSQYRSREVQRTCSLEARIKSVVQSYLEGVKIGVWQLAQASEALQAAREALGQAHGLLQDLAETTQTLKPLREQVAQHKQLQVLSQLLPRLWAVPAAVAHTRTLIDAQQLLEAYACLRELEQLQEETWAPLGGLELPVFEALGPLAEALGQAVEVAAGAAGQLAREDPALLVAAVRIAEVDAGYTPSLELTPRDWRQRCLQALQEGLERTHFGTPLLLEPGALKGWLEALRVALPAELATAEALVAPCCPPHYKVVQLWTHTLHHGLRRCLQQLLEGPELGASDAFTLLHWALHVYQGPEMMGSLELGPEADVSQLEPLLTLENIEQLEATFVAQIQANVAQWLQNALDGEVAEWNREQEPGTDSSGFYHSPMPAIVLQILEENIRVTSLVSESLQQRMHAMALSELGTFLRSFSDALIRFSRDHVRGEAMAPHYVPYLLATLNHQSALSSSVSVLQPDGVASGALAPVEAALDELQRRVCRLVLEALLAELQPLFTALPSRRWLSSPELLDDVCKRTERFCQDFRRVRNPAVQLLLAEAERTVVLQYLRALMQGRLVCRGADERTRAAERLQHDAAQLRELFLGLGLEESVQCAPVLLALRDLLNLRDPMLLGLEVAGLRQKFPDVSEDHVSALLDLRGDVSREQRLAALSSLQAGPQPSPPAGRRALFSLVPAPTPTLSSCLPSGPCA
- the EXOC3L1 gene encoding exocyst complex component 3-like protein isoform X2, producing the protein MDSATKDEMQPSIPPGSSCPGPEWPEQERAEQLARGAALKWASGIFYRPEQLARLSQYRSREVQRTCSLEARIKSVVQSYLEGVKIGVWQLAQASEALQAAREALGQAHGLLQDLAETTQTLKPLREQVAQHKQLQVLSQLLPRLWAVPAAVAHTRTLIDAQQLLEAYACLRELEQLQEETWAPLGGLELPVFEALGPLAEALGQAVEVAAGAAGQLAREDPALLVAAVRIAEVDAGYTPSLELTPRDWRQRCLQALQEGLERTHFGTPLLLEPGALKGWLEALRVALPAELATAEALVAPCCPPHYKVVQLWTHTLHHGLRRCLQQLLEGPELGASDAFTLLHWALHVYQGPEMMGSLELGPEADVSQLEPLLTLENIEQLEATFVAQIQANVAQWLQNALDGEVAEWNREQEPGTDSSGFYHSPMPAIVLQILEENIRVTSLVSESLQQRMHAMALSELGTFLRSFSDALIRFSRDHVRGEAMAPHYVPYLLATLNHQSALSSSVSVLQPDGVASGALAPVEAALDELQRRVCRLVLEALLAELQPLFTALPSRRWLSSPELLDDVCKRTERFCQDFRRVRNPAVQLLLAEAERTVVLQYLRALMQGRLVCRGADERTRAAERLQHDAAQLRELFLGLGLEESVQCAPVLLALRDLLNLRDPMLLGLEVAGLRQKFPDVSEDHVSALLDLRGDVSREQRLAALSSLQAGPQPSPPAGRRALFSLVPAPTPTLSSCLPSGPCA